AACTACCTAAGGAAGTTATTCCGCGACTATTATGCACGCAGTGCGCGTAAACTAGTGTTGCCAGAGGACTTCTATGCGCGTGAGTTCGCAGCGCAACTATGGGGTATGAAGAGCTACGTGAGGCACTTGTCATTCTCGTCTCGTGGTACGTTCGAGCAATGGGTAGTCGATAAGGCGCCGAGGCATCTCTACTACTCGTCGGCAGTATACAAGCATCCTGCAGCCCAGAATATGGATGAGAAGGGGTGGGTCGGCGCGGACTTAATATTTGACATTGATGCTGATCATCTGCCTAAGTGTCAAAGTAGCATAGTCGAGGTTGTCGACGAAAAGGTTGGTGTGAAGGCTAGTTTCGCGCCTGCTGAGTGTGTACGGGAAGCTGCATGGGAGGCTGTAAAGCTATTCGATGTGCTGGTCTATGAGCTAGGTTTTGACAAATCTCGTGTGTATATCGAGTTTTCCGGGCATAGGGGATTTCACGTTACCGTTAGATGTAAGGAGATTGTTGAGTGTTTTGAGGCGGATTCACAAGTTCGTAAAGAGATACTCGATTATGTACGTGCAGAAAGTTTTGATGAGCAGCGTGTGATGCAACATGTGGATAGTGAAGTTGGGCGGGGCAGGAAGCGTGTGAAACTATTCGAGTTGCCACCTAGTATCCGTGATGCTGGAGTACGTGGTCGCATAGCGAGAATTATACGGAGGATGGCCCTTAGGCGCGGCGATAGTGTAGTGGTTCGTATAGTTTCTTCTGAGCCTCTTGAAGCAGCAGCATTATATCGTAGAAATCGTGAGTTATTCGAGGAGTATCTATCTATAGCGTTTAGCGAGATACGTGTAGAGGTGGACCCGCAGGTAACCGTTGATACAAAGAGACTCATACGTATCCCATACTCGCTTCACGGTAAGACAGGTCTCCCGGTCATACCTTTGGATGTTAACCGTGTAGATAAATTCGAGCTAAGCGATGATCTATCGCCATTTAAACGGTTGGGAGATGTGCGTGTTCGAGCATTAGTGTCGACGCCTACTATAGAGGTTTTATCACAACGTTTGAAGCTTGAAGCTGGCGAGGAGTATAAGCTGCCTGCTCCGGTTGCGGTATACCTGCTGTGCAAGGAAGTTGCAGTCCTTGCTGGTGAGACAGGATGAGCGAGGAGGCTAGACCCGTATCGGAAGAGCTACTTGAGATGCTAGAGGATCCTTCTCGTGAAATACGTAGTGATATTGTTGTGCGTGTAGTGCGTGGTTTAACTAGTACTGCGTTGCCAGAGGGCCTCGAAGAACTAGCGCGTGAAATGTTTCAACTATGGGAGAGGATAGTTGAGCTATTCGTTGTTGAGCGCTTGACTCTCTTTGTTCGTGGCGAACGAGGTGTTTGCTCACGCGTTGGTATGGATTCGGAAGTGTGTACATTCGTCAAGCGTCTTGTGGAGGGTTTGAGAGCTCTACTCTTAGGGCTTGTTATTGTCGATGATGCTGGCAGAGTGTATGTTCGCTTGAGAATATCGCGTGAGATAAATGGTAGAGTGTTGCCTCGGGGTGCCATCATAAGCCTCGACCCTGGTGTCGCGTTGCTACTATACGCCATGGGGGAGTGTGAACTCGCAACGATTAAGCCTTTAAAAGGGTAGTTTCTTTGCTTCGCGGGGAGG
The Pyrolobus fumarii 1A DNA segment above includes these coding regions:
- a CDS encoding DNA primase small subunit domain-containing protein, encoding MAVKTINYLRKLFRDYYARSARKLVLPEDFYAREFAAQLWGMKSYVRHLSFSSRGTFEQWVVDKAPRHLYYSSAVYKHPAAQNMDEKGWVGADLIFDIDADHLPKCQSSIVEVVDEKVGVKASFAPAECVREAAWEAVKLFDVLVYELGFDKSRVYIEFSGHRGFHVTVRCKEIVECFEADSQVRKEILDYVRAESFDEQRVMQHVDSEVGRGRKRVKLFELPPSIRDAGVRGRIARIIRRMALRRGDSVVVRIVSSEPLEAAALYRRNRELFEEYLSIAFSEIRVEVDPQVTVDTKRLIRIPYSLHGKTGLPVIPLDVNRVDKFELSDDLSPFKRLGDVRVRALVSTPTIEVLSQRLKLEAGEEYKLPAPVAVYLLCKEVAVLAGETG